A segment of the Anopheles cruzii chromosome 2, idAnoCruzAS_RS32_06, whole genome shotgun sequence genome:
AAGAGGAGTGCATCGAAATACTGGAAACCACCTCGATGGATGAAGAGTACCGCATGCTACAGTCGGACCTGTGCTTCTACCCGACGAGCATGCTGGCCGCGGAGGCACCGATTGACGCGGGCGAAGCGAAAGACGGTGACGCGCAGGCTGatcagtcggcggcggcctcaGTTAGCGACAAGGTGCGCTACCGGCAACGGAACATGACCCGGGCCGCGATCATGCTCGAAACACTGTGCGTACCGATCGACTTCGAGGATGgcgtcgagcagcagcagcagcagcagcagggtgatggcagcagcagatgcagtgatgacgacgacgctccGACGCCAACCGTCGGCGAAGGTAAATCCTTAACAACGCCCACCAATGCCTTGACGCCCGCTTTgcccgccaccaccagtggAACAATTGTGCCAACCGCAGCATGCGAAAGCGCCACCGTAGCGGACagtggcaccggaaccggacatCAACGATCTTCCCAaaacgatcagcagcagcagcagcagcacggtaAAGCGGACCAAAAGAACGAGGTGATCTTTCGGAACTTTTTCGGGGCCACCAAGAACGCCATCTTCCGGACGGCTCAGAGCATCATCGATAATCACGAAAAGAAGCACGCGAAAAACCGAGAAAAGCAATCCCTGGTGGCCGTAACAGACGATGGTACGGGGCCGGTACCGGCAGCGAGTCCGGCAGCCGCCAGTGCGCCGGCGACGGTAAAGTCCCCGACGGAGATCTCTCGAAAGCGCGAGTTTGGGAGCATGTTTGGATCGCGCAGCAGTAAGCAGCAGAGTATCAGCacgtcggcggcagcggcggccgtaACCTCCGCAACCCCGGCCGTGGTGGAGGTCACCATCGAAGCACCGGTTTGCGCGCCGACAGAGCCACAGGCACCGGCATGTGATAGAAACGGCGCGGCGGGCAGTGGGCTGCTGGTGGGATCGAAAGGGTCACTCTCGAAGTCATCGTCCAGCGCATCGTTGAAGCTCGTGCCCGGAGTGGCCGTGGCcactggtggtgctgttggtgttggctGTCCATCGAACGGAGGTTGTAGTCCACGGGATGAGTCACAGATACGCACCGAGCGCACAGGACAGTCCGGGCTGCTAAGGTTCTTCGAGTCACCCGTCTTCAACATCCACTTTGCCGTCCACTATCTGTTCTACTCGAAGGAACCGGGCGTGCTGAGCTTCATCGGCAACAAGATCTTCAGCTTCCCGAACGGGGACGTCGATCTGTACATTCCGCAGCTGATGGTAATGTACATGCAGATCGAGGAGCTGTCGGAGGTGCTGGATCCGTACCTCGTGTACCGGTGCCGTCAGTCGGTCGACTTTTCGCTCAAGTGCGTCTGGCTGCTGGAGGCGTACAACTTCAACATGGAAATGCTTAgcgccggtggcagcagcatgcGCAAACATCTGACCCTTCTGCGCGAACTGTACCCCAAGCGGGAGCGCGTCAAGACGATGTTAGGCTCGCATCATCGGAACGGACTAAAGACGGACGAAGGCGATCAACACGCGgacgcaacgacgacgacgacaacagcGTCGTTGGCTGTCAACCACTCGCTGTCGGTGGTACGGAAAACACACCACCGATCGCAATCCGATGCGACCGGTATGATGGGCATCACGGGTATGACCGTGAATCCGAAGCTACTTTACAGTCAACCCGGACCGGCAGGTggcacggtggcggcccccAGCGGTAGTACGCACCACAGCCAGCATCTGCTGCATGCGCACGCGCAAACCTTCCATCCCGcgatcagcagcaaccggccgGTGTGCCTGGGTGATCTGAGTACGGGCCGTGCCTTCGACAATGGGTGCGTTTGCTTCGAGTCGGTTCGCGGCACGGTCAACGATCTGCTCGGCCAGCAAACGGTCTGTTCGTGTGGCGCCCCGAAGCTGGCGCCCGAGAAGGAGTTTATGAAGTCCCTGATCGACATCGGCAAGATGCTGACCTGCCTGCAGACGAAGATCGAAAAGACGAGCCGGCTGCGGATACTGCTGAATCTGATCAACAAGAATCTGCCCGCCCGGGTCTGGTTGCCGTTGCACTCGGAGACACCGCACCACGTGGTGCGCATCACGGAGGAGAAAACGGCCGTCCTCAACTCGAAGGACAAAACACCGTACATCATCTACGTGGAGGTGGTGGAGGTGAACGACATCTACACCTCGCCCGTCATCCCGAAGCTGATGCCGACGCTGCGGCACACCAAAAGCGAGGAGCGGCTggacagtagtagtagtggtggcggcctgggtgctgctgccacagctgctgccgttgctgcgcCCTCCAGTAACACACCCGGCGAACCCTCGAAGACTGATAGCCCAACAGCAAACgagccgacggtggccgtcCCCGCGGCGCGGCATACCACAGAAAACCATGCTGCCAATGGCGGCAGCATGATGATGGAGCTCGGCCTCACGGAGGACGACGTATGGTCGCAGGAGGACGACGAGATTACGGCCCAGTATCTGAGCCTAACGAAAATGTCCACCGATCGGGACACAATTTCCCAGTTTTCCGTCGATTCGTACGACTCCCGGGAGCACAGTAAGTCTCAGAGCAAAGGCAAAGGTACGATGGCGGCCACTTAATCCTTATCCACTATTCCTATTCCGTCCCGTCGCAGGCACCCCAACGCTGTTCAACATTGGTGAGGTAAAGAAGCGTCACTGTGCCAATCTCAACTCGGAAAATGCGAAACCGTTCAGCAACGATCCGTCGGatccgtcggcggcggccctcaAGGTAGGTTGGGGATCTACTACAGAGTCTTAGGTTGTCTGTCTCGAGCCTAACCTGTTTTTTGGATTCCCGTCCTCCCGTGTACAGGAACCGTGGcacgagaaagagaaacagatCCGCGACTCGTCCCCGTACGGTCATCTGCAGAACTGGAAGCTGCTTTCGGCGATCGTCAAGTGTGGGGACGATCTGCGCCAGGAGCTGATGGCCACACAGCTGCTGCAGGTACGTCTGACTGACCTCAGCCGCTCTGGCTGCGTTCTGGGCACTAATGttatgttccgttccgttccattcgcACAGATGTTTAAGCTGATCTGGGACGAAGAGAAGGTGGACCTGTGGGTACGCCCGTACCGGATCGTTTGCCTTTCGAACGATTCGGGGCTGATCGAGACGATCGTCAACACCGTGTCGCTGCACCAGATTAAAAAGAATTCCAACAAAAGCCTGAAGGACTACTTCGTCGACGAGTACGGTGCGCCCGAAACGGCCCCGTTCCGGCGGGCCCAGCGCAACTTTATGCAGTCCTGTGCGGCGTACTGTCTGATTTCGTATCTGCTGCAGGTTAAGGATCGGTAAGATTTCGGAGGATTGGAACCGTGTTTATGGGTGCAGTAACTCACCTTTTCTTCGGCCTTTGCACAGACACAATGGAAACATTCTGCTGCACTCGGACGGGCACCTGATTCACATCGATTTTGGATTCATACTGAGCATATCGCCAAAAAATCTAGGTaactatcgatcgatcgatcgatcggcgatcgtgAGCGGATTACTGATGGTTAACTTTTTGGCGCAGGTTTTGAGCAGTCACCATTCAAGCTGACTCCGGAGTTTGTCGACGTGATGGGTGGCCCTGAATCGGAGCTTTACGCCGAGTTCAAGTATCTGCTCCTCGACGGCCTGAAGGCGGCCCGCAAGCACATGGACCGAATCATCAACATTGTCGAAATTATGCGCAGCAGTAAGTACCACCGGATCTAACCCAGTAATCACCGGATCTCACCTCGGATTGTCTCCTCTCTGCTCATAGGTTCGCAGTTGCCCTGCTTCAAGAACGGTTGCTCCGGCACGGTACGCAATCTGCGGAACCGCTTCCACATGAACCTGACCGAGCAGGAGCTGGACCGGAAGGTGGAGCAGCTGATCCAGGATTCGCTCAACTCGCTCTCTACCAAGCTGTACGATGGCTACCAGTACATCACGAACGGCATTTTGTGAGAGCGATTCTACATGAAAATCTGAACTCCGACGGCAGACAACGAtcacggcagcagcatgttATGGATGTGTCACGATtgaaatcggaatcggattgtaggtgtgtgtgcgcgtgtgtgtgtgtgtgaaacaaAAAGTGGCAACAAGAGTACAAATTGTGAACGCGAGTGGGACGCGGACTGGGATGGAAAAAGTTTCGGATGGCCACTACTACACCgccccaccaccactgccagACTTTGagttgggtttttttcggtgtcGCTGAGAATTTCTTTGTCCTTTCATATCATATTTATTAACACGCGGGGTTTGTATTTTTCGCCGGATCATCTTTTATTACCATTCGTCGCCTTTTTGGTATGAGAATTTTGcgcgagcaaaaaaaagggggaccGGCAGTGTTCCGGTCGCGGCGTCTCCCGATTCGTTTAGCAATAAATGGCAGAAAATCTCATTTCTGTCACCCTAAGGTCACCCACATTCTTTGGGGCCCAATCCAGCAGTTGtttgggtccttttttgtaaataaaactATTCTTTGTACATACTCTGCTTGCGCGCGGGTTGACACTCAGCGAAGAGAGcaggaaagaaaatcaaaaaccCGTTCCCTCGTGACAGAGGAAACCTGTGACGAGGAATCCGATTGCGAAATGCGGCAAAGTGAGGTCCTAGCTTAAGcaatcgacgacgatcgatcgatcgtgatcgacGAATACACTCAAAAGTCGGAACACGCAATACTACTGACGCGCGGGAagcgaatgaaacaaaaaaaaaacaaaatagataGCTTTTGTAAGAGGAAAATCAACCGTTTAAATCTGCAAACAAGAACAACTGTTGAACATTTCATCTCATTATATTGATATAGAGCTAGCTCTGGAGGGCGTCCACAGCCTCGTGGGCATGTAAAGTGTGTAATATAAAAATTCTGATTACTTCTGGCACCCAACACCTCTCATCTCACGGTGGCCGGAGGCAACAAATCACGGAGCGCCACTAAAACGGGACGCCTTGCTTGTTTGTTACACGTTACGTTTGTCAGGGGCTAACCAAGTTCTATCTTTCTGCCGCCAACCGGCCGATCGCGCATGTATACCGTTTTTCGCCCCGTTCTCGCATAGAATTAGCAAGTAATGCACGAGTAAACCGGAACCAGAACTGTTACACGAGAAAATGACACAACAGAATGGCAGAAGCTTTGAGCTTTTCACAATCCATtgtaaagagagagaaagtagcTAAGGGAATAACTAATtaagacagcaaaaaagtgaagagagagcgcgagagagaaccTAGAGAACGgggcaatgtgtgtgtgtcgtgtgacTGTGTTGTATATTTTTAACGGAAAAACACTTCCTAGCGTTCATCCGTGTTCGGAAGATCCTGATCTAGATCCTTGACCTtcgggcagaaaaaaacaaactcttctctttctctgcacTCTCTTCGCATCTCGTCGCTTTActtgttccgttttctgtcTTTCAAAACTTTGGCTCAAAGGCTACTTCGGTTCGGCGTAATAAAAGTGATTCGAGAAAATCGACACAAAACACAATACTcagtccaccggccggcgcgAAAGAGACCcagagggaaagaaagagcgagagagcgagtgagaaatGGGAGCATCCTTGGATTAGTGTGGCAAGggttttgtaaacatttataATTAACTAGCGTAAAAGCCAACGTTTACACCATGTGCTATAAAGAATATACAACACATACTTCTGATAGACGTTCCGGGTTCCGACTACGACGGGCGACTGGGTAATATAATTTGCGCCAATTTGCGTCCCTCAATGGTGTGGTGACGGCTCTTTCCGTTTCGCCTCCATTTAAGTGTAAACCCAAACCCTACACTTCTGAAGCGTCCACAACTCGGGCAAGATTGCCGGCACTCACTACTGTACAGATCTGCATGAGTatcaacaaaaaaggaaggtAAAGAACACACTACACAAACGTATATTGTAACTGTATGATATGTGGGGTTGTAGGAATATAGGCAAAGCACCGATCGCGCACGGACGATCATCAACCGGAGCGTAAAGCGTGATTGTGAGATTCAGCTAAGATTACTGTAATTATTATGATTAAattactactactgctactactactactactactactaccattattattattattattattatacaTCTATTGCTACtctaataatgataatgatgatcgcCATAACCGATCGTAGGCGCATGTGAGGTGAACCGGCAGCAACCGGAACTGGGAGTAAAACCACAAGGGAGAGCTAACGAGATATACAGACACAAACTCCGACAGACACAAACACCTACACACACTCTAGATAAGATAGATAATGTGTACGCGCGCACGGGGAAGGAGCGAACGAGCGCGGGGAGAGCAAATTTTGACGTCGAAATTTGAATATAAGTTAAAGAAAATATAATACtctcgttgttgttttctttcgcaatGTCTGCCTTTTGACCGTTTGGTGTATAAAAGTTGAAACACGGGTAAGTTTTCAATTCGGTACCGTAAACATAAAGTGCGATCGTGTGTTCCCCTTCGGCTTTTGCTTAGTTCTGATTAGTGATTGGGTGATGCGATCGATTCGAGCTACCTCTTGCCTAGTATATTCCCCTATTACCAGCGGGACCGAAAACCAAAAGATTCGGATtcaaaccggcaccggcaaatcGTTCGTACTCGCGCGCTACCTCTTGGACCAATCTTGGCTCTTGTTACTTTTGTCtgcttttcgttcgctcgtgTTTCGGCTGCAATTTCGGATTCGGAAATTTTGAAGTCGGTCGGCAGGAAGAAATGAGATAAAATACAAACAAAGGAATTGTTGcagtgttttcttttattttgtgcgCGCTTTCGGCGCGATTCGTTcgcgaaaaataaataaatgtaaataaatgtttcgaTTAGTAACGCCCTTTCGTGTGTTTTACATATTTACACCATTTCCTGACTTTGTCCATCAATAGCGGCCACGGGGGAAAATGCTGCAAGCATCACGACGAAAAACACCAGTTACTCAGTTTGTTCTGTTGAATTAACGATCAACTTACACTTTTCGCTCCTTTTGAACCACATCATGATCTCGCGTAGATCGTCATCTCAAACCGATGAGCACTGTGCCCGATTGCAAGTCATTCCTCGGCCGACTGTAATACATggcagtaaaataaaacaatagaaagaaatgaaaagcCACAGATTGTCGGATAAATCTTACCTTTGCACACTCGGCCATAGCCACTCTTACGCCATTATTGAACTCGGTTCCCTTCCCCTACTATGCACAATATTAAGAACCTACTTTATGTACAACGGTGCTGGTTACGGAGGCCCATCGAAAGCGAGTTCTATGCGTAAGGGAATGGGTTATCGAAAGTATGTGGCCGGCACATGCAAAAAGGGAAATAAACGCCCGCCTGCACCAGCCTgctgtgctggctggccgattTGGAAATAATTTCTATTTAAAAGAAAGGGATAAGCCCCCATCGACTCTCGCCGTAACCGTAGCAACCGCAAGCGGTTGCGTTGCCGGGGGCCTTCAATCGCGATACCCTTTTCGATCGCACAGAAAAACGCCTCGCGAGTTTCAGTTGGGCGTACTACACGACGCCATATGATCCTTCAGTTTGTTCAGGTGGCGAAACTGTTTGTCGCAAATGCTGCACGAGTGAAGACTGACCAGCTTCATGCACACGTTGGCCAGGTGCACCGACAGGTTGCGCTTGTTTTTGAACGTCTTGCCACAGGTATCACAGTTGACCGACTGCTGTTCTGCGTGCATATGCTTAATGTGTTGCCGGAGGATGTACTTGTCGCCCATCACCTGATCGCAGATGTGACACGGCACGCACGTCGCCACCCGCAGGCTTTTGTCGTGTTCCTGCATGTGCTTCAGCAGCCGGAACCGAATTTTGAACGTTTTCGGGCAGTGCTCACACAcgaaccgtgccgtgtgcaCCGATCGCTTGTGGTCCTCAATCGTGTACTTGGTGAAGCTGCAGAAGCGGATGGGAAGGAATATGGAGTATTACTAGCAAAAGGGAGGCGCGCTGGGGCTACGACTCTTCACTTACGACTTCTGGCACTGATCGCACCGAACGTCCTTCTCGGCGTGCATTTTCTTCATGTGCACCACCAGGCGCTTCTTGAAGGGGAACTTGCTCGCGCACAGATCGCAACTGTACTGGCGCTCCTCGTGTTTGTTCTGCATGTGCTCCTTCATGTTCTGGTGGATTTCGGCACACACCTCGCACCGATACTTCTCCGGATTCTTGTGCATATCCATGTGCTGCCACAGGGTCACCTTCGTGCGCAGCTTCATCTCGCACACCGGACACTGGACGTAGATCTTGTAGTGGCCGTGCACCACCTTCGAGTGCCGCAGCAGCGCCGTCCACGACCCGTAGTCTATCAATGGGTCACCGACCATCATCCGCTGGTTGTCGCACACCTCGCAAACGATGCGCTTATAAAATTCCAACAGTTCCGCGTCTTCCATTTTCTGCACGCTGCTCGGCACTTTCCGTTTGGCCCGCGTGTGCACCAGTTTGGTTTGCTTCCGGTGCCTAGTCCGGTTCCGGACTTTCCGGTGCTGCGAGGAGCACGGCGCATCTTCCTCGGTCGCTTCCGATTTCACCGCGGCCACGTGTGGCCGCTCGGTCGAATCTTCCAGGTAACCGTCGCTCAAGACGAACGACCTCctttcgtcctcctcgtcatcgtcgtcgtcttccacCGGTTCACCTTTGATTTCGAGAAACTCCGTTTTGTACTCCGTTGGCCCGGCAAAGCAGGCGGGGGAAACCGTCGAACGgttcgtgtcgtcgtcgtagtgcACTGGTTCCTCCGTTCGCATCCGGCGACACTCCTCGATGGTGTTGTAGAAAGCATTGAACTCATCCAGTGCCGACCAGCACCGGAAACAAATCAGCTGAGGTTCCCTCGTCGGCACTACCTGCGGCAGAGTACGACAATCTACAGTCACAACAACGGCGGGGGGGGGCTACTAAGTACACTCTTACCTCGAACCACAGATGTTTTGCAATGAGCGAGGCAATGTTTTTATCGGCGTGCTCCGTTGCGAAAATATTCAGATACGTTGCCTCGTTCACCAGGTAACAGATTCGGCATTCCGCCGTGTTGCCCATCATTCTGctggccgcttccggttctTGTTTCGCCAGCGAAACCACCGATTCCAGATCGGAAACGTTCATTTCCGCAATGATTTTCgcaccaaaacaaaccgatcgaCTGacaaactgacagcatttgGAGTGGTGACAGCTGACAACAAGCTCCAGCGTAGCGGATCCATAGTGGCCCTAGCGACAGTGCGTGACAGATTGTGTCGCTATTTTTTCTCCATTCCAAggtaaaattaaatcaaaagtGTGTTTAAGAACCGTTTCACGGTAAGTTTCTACGCTTTTTATTTGCGTTCATTACGCGATATTCAAACCTTCACTTAAGGGGCGCAACGAAGGATCGAAAGCTTATTTAAAACTGCTGACTATATGGTAGCATAAACGCGTGTGTAACGTGCACtaagtaaatttaaaattattccaTCCGGAGCAACCGGACCAACGGCGATTTACGCCAATTCCGTCAGCTTGAACCGCACACCTTCTTTGCGCTGCTTTTGCATCTCCAGCCACTGCTCGTGGTGCGCATTTTTTCGGTGATAGTACAGATGCGTGTCCTGGCGGAACGTTTCCGGGCAGAAGGAGCACATGTAGAGCGGTTTACCCGTGTGCGTGGACATATGTTCTTTGAGCTTATTTTTGCGCCGAAACTGTTTACCACAGATGGTGCACGGGTAGAGGCGCGTCGGCTCCAGGCACACGTTGGCCATGTGCACCGACAGGTTGCGCTTGCACTTGAACGTTTTCCCACACGTCCCACAAGTCACGGTCGGTTGCACCGTGTGCATCAGTTTAACGTGCCGGCTAAGGATGTACTTATCGCGCATCACCTGGccacacacggcgcacggtaCCGCGGTGGAGTTTCGCAAGCTTTCATCATGCTCTTCCCTGTGTTGGCGCAACCGAAAGCGACTGTTGAACGTTTTTGGACAGTGCTCACACAcgaaccgtgccgtgtgcaCCGACTTCCGGTGGTCCTCAATCGTGTACTTAGTAAATCTGGAATGAAACagggaaacacacacattctaTTAACCCGAAGGAGCCAGAGCGGTGCGCGTGTCTACATACGGTTTCTGGCACTGATCACAAATAATGTCCTTTTCCACGTGCATCTTCTTGATGTGCACCGTGAGCCGTTTCTTGAAGGGGaactttttgccacacacGTCGCAACAGAACTGACGCTcctggtgtttgttttgcatgtgTTCCTTCATGTTCTGGTAGATTCCGGCGCACAGTTCACAGCGATACTTTTCCGGATTTTCGTGCATATCCTTGTGCTGGATCAGCGTCAGCTTGGTGCGTAACTTTAGCTCGCACAGCGGACACTGGACGTAGATCTTATCGTGCCGGTGCACCGTCTTGGTGTGTTTGAGAAGACCCCGCCACGTACCGTAATCTATTTGTGGTTCACCGATCATCATCCGCTGGTTGTCGCAGACCTCGCAAACGATGCGCTTGTAAAAGTGCAACAACTCTGcgtcctcctgctgctggccagcagctTTGCGGCTCTTCAATCCGTCATCGGACGCACACTGCGCCGTCGGTTTCTTGCCCCTCCTTCTCGTCCAGGTCGATCGCGTATCATCCTCCTCGGTAAGCCGTGAATCGACCGTGGACCGGGGCGTTGGATTGGTTTGGGGCACTTCGGCGTCCGACTGCGGTGTGGTTGGATCTGGCTCTTCTGAATCCTCGCACTTGACAAAGACACTGTGCAATGGTTGATCGCCCGAATTGTCCGTCCCATCCTGCACCTCACCGAGGTCAGCCGGTTCTACCTTCACCTCGAAAAACTCCGTACCATAGCCGGGTTCAACGGGCTCGACAAGGTCTTCCGGTGCTTTGGttatggcggcggcggcggtggtggtgaggcATTCGAATGCCGTCGCCTGCACCCGTTCAATGCCATGGTAGAACGTGTTGAATTCTTCCAAAGCTAGCCAGCACTTGCCACAAATAAACTGTGGTACGTCCGTCGGGTTAATCTGGACAACATGGGGTAGAGAGAGGGGTCAAACTGGTGCTTTTCTGTTCCAAATGCATGTATACAAACCTTAAACCACAGATGTTTCGCAACGATCGGTGCTATACTTTTGGTGGCATGTTCCTCCGCAAAGATGCTCAAGTACTCTTGCTCCGATAACGATAAGCAAATTTCGCACTTCGTTCCAGTCCCCATGGCAATGTCTGCCTATTGCACCAATCCTACAACCATCAAACGCGCTGTCGACCAGGTGGAGACAATTAAACAACATACGCGAGAAGCATACTTATCGATAAGTTCACTTTCACATCAAAACACAGTGGGAAGAGTGAAAGGATCAAGTATACGCTGATCTGGAAAACCTTCCTAAGCACCAAACTTTTTCGCCAGCGAAAAAGTCAGCGAGAGGAAAACCCAAACATGTTTTGCATATTGTCGAACGCGTTTGACAGTTGGCTCTGATGTGGTGCATCCATAAAGGAGCAACAGGGTTGTGTTGTGGGCTGTGGCAGTAAGAAATCTAAAGCTGGTCTAAATCTAAATTTTTTCGAATGCAGAAATAAATTGTTCGGTCATCATTCATGTAGCGACCCAAcgaggaaaaataaaagaacatTGTAATACCAATCTCGTGTCTCAATGTTAAAAAGGAAATGCAATCGAAAGAACCTTAGACGGAATTCATTCCACATTCATTTAATGCACTGAGGGTGATGGTCCAACAGAAGAAACTTTGTGTCGAACTTTTCCCCGCAAGCAGAGCACATGTAGAGTCCCCTTTCTTTGTGCGTCGCCGCATGCTCCGCCAGCTTAGCCGTGGTTTTGAAGCTTCTGGTACACGAGGGACAGCGCAAACGTTGGCCCGAGCACGATCCGGCAAGGTGCTGGTTCAAGCTGCGCATGCTGCGAAACGATTTCCCGCACTCACCGCACATGACCGGCGGAACGTTCGAGTGCATCTGCCGCATGTGGCGGGTAATGTAGTTGGATCGAACACTTTGCTTGCACACGCTGCATGAGACCGTTTTGGCGGAACCAGTTTGCGCCAAATGTTGCTCCTGGTGTCTATGGAGCAGGGCGGTCGTACGGAATGGTTTTCCGCACTGTTCACACATTAACTCAGGGTTGCTGTGAAACGAGCGTATGTGCTGTTTAATACAGTACTTGCTGAACCTGCAAATGCGTAGCAGTGATCATGATAACTAGGAGAACTAACTGCGAACAGTACTTTAAGGATACCTACTGTTTGTTGCACACGGTGCAAGTAATGTCCTTGGGTGCATGGCTTAGTTTCGTGTGCATCAGCAACCGAGCGTTCGAAGAGTACCATCTATCGCACTCGCCACACTTGAACCGATGCGTCAGATGTTTGTGCCTTATGTGTTCGTCCAAATCCTGGTGAACCTCCGCGCAGATGTGACAGCAGAATTTATCGGGATTCCGGTGCATTTCCATATGTTGCCAAAGTTTGGGCCGTGAATTGGATCGTTTCGAGCACAGGGGGCACTTCAGAAATGCTTTCTTTCGTCCGTGGCATTCCGCGAGGTGCCGCCTTAACTTACCGAATGTTCGGTACTCTAGCAGTGGCAAATCTTCCTCCACTTGCTGCGCGTCGCAAATTTCACAAAACAGCGGTCCGTAAAACTCGATCAGGTCACTGTCCATTTTGGATATAGCTGGTAAAGTGTTGCCTACCGGCTCTTCATTCGCTAGTTCCCGCTCGTAACCGTCGTCACTGTCATCGTTGTCAATCGGTTGAAGTTCTTCGTTACCCGACTCGTTCacggtttcgatttcctcTCCATCGTCCGTTTCATTGGTGTCCTCTGGCACATCTCCTGACTTGGGTTGGGATAACGGGAGTTGTACATTTTCCAGTCCGTGAGCTGGCACCGCAACGC
Coding sequences within it:
- the LOC128269176 gene encoding phosphatidylinositol 4-kinase beta, whose amino-acid sequence is MGILLPPVSQVTNTRINMTQHHRNRSLDSALQRIPEVEVSSPSAESENTLHCTNAILSGTMCSKIIQASSTNPTNTPNITCRGPTSVASQGGVSATGSVSGDGSSSATGDRMSVTTACSRQQLSGKLEALEQGTATLRTLKGDHSVDPEGLARSKDSDSKKREDLTSLGSDDSGIICGSEPDHTSLTRIRRSRESLDSGEIDPSEEECIEILETTSMDEEYRMLQSDLCFYPTSMLAAEAPIDAGEAKDGDAQADQSAAASVSDKVRYRQRNMTRAAIMLETLCVPIDFEDGVEQQQQQQQGDGSSRCSDDDDAPTPTVGEGKSLTTPTNALTPALPATTSGTIVPTAACESATVADSGTGTGHQRSSQNDQQQQQQHGKADQKNEVIFRNFFGATKNAIFRTAQSIIDNHEKKHAKNREKQSLVAVTDDGTGPVPAASPAAASAPATVKSPTEISRKREFGSMFGSRSSKQQSISTSAAAAAVTSATPAVVEVTIEAPVCAPTEPQAPACDRNGAAGSGLLVGSKGSLSKSSSSASLKLVPGVAVATGGAVGVGCPSNGGCSPRDESQIRTERTGQSGLLRFFESPVFNIHFAVHYLFYSKEPGVLSFIGNKIFSFPNGDVDLYIPQLMVMYMQIEELSEVLDPYLVYRCRQSVDFSLKCVWLLEAYNFNMEMLSAGGSSMRKHLTLLRELYPKRERVKTMLGSHHRNGLKTDEGDQHADATTTTTTASLAVNHSLSVVRKTHHRSQSDATGMMGITGMTVNPKLLYSQPGPAGGTVAAPSGSTHHSQHLLHAHAQTFHPAISSNRPVCLGDLSTGRAFDNGCVCFESVRGTVNDLLGQQTVCSCGAPKLAPEKEFMKSLIDIGKMLTCLQTKIEKTSRLRILLNLINKNLPARVWLPLHSETPHHVVRITEEKTAVLNSKDKTPYIIYVEVVEVNDIYTSPVIPKLMPTLRHTKSEERLDSSSSGGGLGAAATAAAVAAPSSNTPGEPSKTDSPTANEPTVAVPAARHTTENHAANGGSMMMELGLTEDDVWSQEDDEITAQYLSLTKMSTDRDTISQFSVDSYDSREHSTPTLFNIGEVKKRHCANLNSENAKPFSNDPSDPSAAALKEPWHEKEKQIRDSSPYGHLQNWKLLSAIVKCGDDLRQELMATQLLQMFKLIWDEEKVDLWVRPYRIVCLSNDSGLIETIVNTVSLHQIKKNSNKSLKDYFVDEYGAPETAPFRRAQRNFMQSCAAYCLISYLLQVKDRHNGNILLHSDGHLIHIDFGFILSISPKNLGFEQSPFKLTPEFVDVMGGPESELYAEFKYLLLDGLKAARKHMDRIINIVEIMRSSSQLPCFKNGCSGTVRNLRNRFHMNLTEQELDRKVEQLIQDSLNSLSTKLYDGYQYITNGIL
- the LOC128267091 gene encoding zinc finger protein 652-B-like, with the protein product MNVSDLESVVSLAKQEPEAASRMMGNTAECRICYLVNEATYLNIFATEHADKNIASLIAKHLWFEVVPTREPQLICFRCWSALDEFNAFYNTIEECRRMRTEEPVHYDDDTNRSTVSPACFAGPTEYKTEFLEIKGEPVEDDDDDEEDERRSFVLSDGYLEDSTERPHVAAVKSEATEEDAPCSSQHRKVRNRTRHRKQTKLVHTRAKRKVPSSVQKMEDAELLEFYKRIVCEVCDNQRMMVGDPLIDYGSWTALLRHSKVVHGHYKIYVQCPVCEMKLRTKVTLWQHMDMHKNPEKYRCEVCAEIHQNMKEHMQNKHEERQYSCDLCASKFPFKKRLVVHMKKMHAEKDVRCDQCQKSFTKYTIEDHKRSVHTARFVCEHCPKTFKIRFRLLKHMQEHDKSLRVATCVPCHICDQVMGDKYILRQHIKHMHAEQQSVNCDTCGKTFKNKRNLSVHLANVCMKLVSLHSCSICDKQFRHLNKLKDHMASCSTPN